A genome region from Populus alba chromosome 3, ASM523922v2, whole genome shotgun sequence includes the following:
- the LOC118037849 gene encoding mediator of RNA polymerase II transcription subunit 15a isoform X2, giving the protein MDTGDWRTQLQPDSRQRIVNKIMETLKRHLPFSGQEGLQELKKIAVRFEEKIYTAATNQSDYLRKISLKMLTMETKSQNTIPTGNGNKPLDPGASHSMPPQVHNQGQSLPISLPTNQSQARQQLSQNMQNSMSSNGVQSSAGLQSAMPSVSSLTQTISNTVGQNANMQSISGVSQNPVGNSMGQGIPSNMFVNSQRQMPGRQQVVPPQQQQQSQNPQQYLYQQQLQQQLLKQKLQQGNHPHSLVQSHIHQQQQQQQQQQQNLLQPNQLQSSQQSGLQTSTVMQPSMMQNVSGLQQNQPSSVQQSTQPMHQQHPQSVLRQQQQQPQQSAGIHQQQTPMMQQPLLPSQQQLMGQQSNTTNMSQNQLIGQQNIVGDLQQQQQQQQRLLGQQNNLQNLQQQQQLMAQQNNLSSMHQQQLGPQSNVTGLQQQQLLGAQPGNSSMQSNQHSLHMLQQPKVTLQQQAQQSGSALLPNQGQQSHSQLPQQQLMAQIQSQPGQLQQQSNPLQRDLQQRLQASGSLLQQPNVIDQQKQLYQPQRALPETSSTSLDSTAETGHANGADWQEEIYQKIKVMKETYLPEINEMYQRIATKLQQHDPLPQQPKSEQLEKLKVFKVMLERLIAFLQVSKNNITPTFKEKVGSYEKQILGFLNPNRYRKPIPNLQQGQLPQPHIQPMQQPQSQVPQLQSHENQLNPQLQSMNMQGSVPKMQQNNMSSLLHNSLSTLSGDSTSQSNMMNPIQPGSNLDSGQGNALSSLQQTPVGSVQQNLVSISQPTNVNTMSTQSGVSMLQPNIPLQSNSNMIQHQHLKQQQQHEQQMLQTQQLKRLQQRQNQQMLQQQQLHQQAKQQLPAQMQTHQIPQPQQMNDVNEMRQGIGNKPAVYQQHLPTGQRTAFPRQHMKLAPSYPISSPQLPQHASPQLQHSSPQIDQQNLPSSVTKTGTPLQSANSPFVVPSPSTPLAPSPMPGDSEKPVSGISSLLSTGNIVHQPSVAQAPAPSLAIGTPGISASPLLAEFTSPDGAHGSALTTVSGKSNVTEQPLERLIKAVKSLSPKALSASVGDIGSVVSMIDRIAGSAPGNGSRAAAGEDLVAMTKCRLQARNYITQDGMTGSRKMRRHTSAMPLNVVSSAGSVSDSFKQFTGPETSDLESTATSSVKRPRIEANHALLEEIREINQRLIDTVVDISDEDVDSTAVAATAEGGEGTIVKCSFSAVALSQNLKSQYASAQMSPIQPLRLLVPTNYPSCSPILLDRFPVEVSKEYEDLSIKAKSRFSISLRSLSQPMSLGEIARTWDVCARAVISEHAQQSGGGTFSSKYGSWENCLSAA; this is encoded by the exons ATGGACACAGGTGATTGGAGAACTCAATTGCAGCCTGACTCACGGCAAAGAATAGTCAACAAAAT AATGGAGACATTAAAGAGGCATCTTCCGTTTTCTGGTCAAGAGGGATTACAAGAACTCAAGAAAATTGCCGTACGGTTTGAGGAAAAGATTTATACTGCCGCCACCAATCAG TCTGATTATCTGCGTAAAATATCTCTGAAGATGCTTACAATGGAGACCAAGTCTCAAAATACCATACCCACTGGCAATGGTAACAAACCCCTGGATCCAGGAG CATCTCATAGTATGCCGCCTCAAGTTCACAACCAAGGGCAGTCGCTCCCTATCTCATTGCCCACTAATCAGTCTCAAGCACGTCAGCAGTTATCACAGAACATGCAGAATAGTATGTCATCTAATGGAGTTCAAAGTTCTGCTGGTTTACAATCAGCAATGCCTTCTGTCTCCAGTTTAACCCAGACTATCTCAAACACTGTTGGACAGAATGCTAACATGCAGAGTATCTCTGGTGTTTCACAGAACCCAGTGGGGAATTCAATGGGACAAGGGATTCCCTCCAATATGTTTGTCAATTCTCAGAGACAAATGCCAGGCAGGCAACAGGTTGTTCCTCCACAGCAACAGCAGCAGTCCCAAAATCCTCAGCAGTATCTTTATCAGCAGCAGTTACAACAACAGCTTTTAAAGCAGAAGCTTCAACAGGGAAATCATCCACACTCACTTGTGCAATCTCACATCCAccagcagcaacagcagcagcagcagcagcagcaaaacTTGTTACAGCCAAATCAGTTGCAATCTTCTCAGCAATCTGGTTTGCAAACATCAACTGTTATGCAGCCTTCAATGATGCAAAATGTCTCTGGCCTTCAACAGAACCAACCATCTTCTGTTCAACAGTCAACACAACCAATGCACCAGCAACATCCACAATCAGTCCTtaggcagcagcagcaacaacctCAACAGTCTGCTGGTATTCATCAGCAGCAAACACCAATGATGCAGCAGCCACTATTGCCTTCACAACAGCAGCTAATGGGGCAACAATCAAATACCACTAACATGTCGCAAAATCAGTTAATTGGACAACAAAACATTGTTGGGGacttgcagcagcagcagcagcagcagcagagatTGCTAGGGCAGCAGAATAACCTTCAAAatctgcagcagcagcagcagttaATGGCTCAACAAAATAACCTCTCAAGCATGCATCAGCAACAGTTGGGCCCTCAAAGTAATGTCACTGGTTTACAGCAACAGCAGTTGCTTGGAGCTCAGCCTGGTAACTCAAGCATGCAATCTAATCAGCACTCTCTACACATGCTACAACAGCCCAAGGTTACACTGCAGCAGCAAGCACAACAAAGTGGAAGTGCTTTGTTGCCGAATCAAGGGCAGCAGTCACACTCACAGCTGCCACAGCAGCAATTGATGGCACAGATTCAATCACAGCCTGGACAGCTGCAACAGCAATCAAATCCATTACAACGTGATCTGCAGCAAAGGCTTCAAGCATCAGGCTCCTTGCTTCAACAGCCGAATGTGATTGATCAGCAAAAGCAGTTATATCAACCTCAAAGAGCCCTTCCAGAAACGTCCTCAA CATCCCTAGATTCTACAGCAGAGACTGGACATGCAAATGGTGCTGATTGGCAAGAGGAGATCTACCAAAAG ATCAAAGTTATGAAGGAAACGTATTTGCctgaaataaatgaaatgtaCCAGAGAATTGCTACCAAGTTACAGCAG CATGACCCTCTTCCACAACAACCGAAGTCAGAACAGCTTGAAAAGCTGAAGGTATTCAAGGTCATGTTGGAGCGCTTGATAGCATTCTTACAGGTCTCTAAAAACAACATCACACCTACTTTCAAGGAGAAAGTGGGTTCCTATGAGAAGCAGATTTTAGGTTTTCTAAACCCAAACAGATACAGGAAGCCTATTCCTAATCTACAGCAAGGACAACTTCCCCAACCTCATATTCAACCTATGCAGCAACCCCAATCTCAAGTTCCTCAATTACAGTCCCATGAAAATCAACTGAATCCCCAGTTGCAATCAATGAATATGCAAGGTTCTGTACCAAAGATGCAGCAGAACAATATGTCAAGCTTGCTGCATAATTCTCTTTCAACTTTATCTGGGGATTCGACGTCACAATCAAACATGATGAATCCAATACAACCAGGCTCCAATTTAGATTCTGGACAAGGAAATGCACTGAGCTCATTGCAGCAGACACCTGTAGGATCTGTACAACAGAATCTCGTGAGCATTTCCCAACCAACCAATGTTAACACAATGTCAACACAAAGTGGGGTGAGTATGCTGCAGCCAAATATTCCCCTTCAGTCGAATTCCAATATGATTCAACACCAGCATCtaaaacagcagcagcagcatgaaCAACAGATGCTACAAACACAACAGCTTAAACGATTGCAGCAACGCCAGAATCAACAGATGCTACAGCAGCAGCAATTACACCAGCAAGCCAAGCAGCAGTTGCCTGCACAGATGCAGACACACCAAATTCCACAGCCGCAACAGATGAATGATGTAAATGAGATGAGACAGGGGATTGGAAATAAGCCAGCAGTCTACCAACAACATCTCCCAACAGGTCAACGCACAGCTTTCCCACGTCAACACATGAAACTAGCACCTTCATATCCTATTTCTTCACCTCAACTACCTCAGCATGCTTCCCCTCAATTACAACATTCATCTCCTCAGATTGACCAGCAAAATCTACCGTCTTCTGTGACCAAAACTGGAACACCTCTGCAATCTGCAAACTCGCCTTTTGTTGTCCCATCTCCTTCAACTCCTTTAGCTCCATCTCCTATGCCAGGAGATTCTGAGAAACCAGTTTCTGGTATTTCCTCACTCTTAAGTACTGGAAATATTGTACACCAACCATCTGTTGCCCAAGCACCGGCTCCATCCCTTGCAATTGGCACTCCTGGGATATCTGCATCACCTTTGCTTGCAGAGTTTACCAGTCCTGATGGTGCTCATGGCAGTGCTTTGACAACTGTTTCTGGCAAGTCAAATGTTACAGAGCAACCACTTGAGCGCTTGATTAAAGCG gtGAAATCTCTGTCTCCCAAAGCACTTAGTGCATCTGTTGGTGACATTGGCTCCGTTGTCAGTATGATTGACAGAATTGCTGGTTCGGCACCTGGTAATGGATCTAGAGCTGCAGCTGGTGAGGATTTGGTAGCAATGACAAAATGTCGCCTTCAGGCAAGAAATTACATCACCCAAGATGGGATGACCGGATCAAGGAAAATGAGGCGCCATACAAGTGCCATGCCCTTGAATGTTGTATCATCAGCTGGCAGTGTAAGTGACAGCTTTAAGCAGTTTACTGGTCCAGAAACTTCTGATTTGGAGTCAACTGCAACATCAAGTGTCAAGAGGCCTAGAATTGAG GCCAATCATGCCCTTTTGGAAGAGATAAGGGAAATCAATCAGCGACTTATAGACACGGTAGTTGATATTAGTGATGAAGATGTTGATTCAACTGCAGTAGCTGCTACTGCTGAAGGGGGTGAAGGAACCATTGTCAAATGCTCATTTAGCGCTGTGGCTCTTagtcaaaatttgaaatcacAGTATGCTTCAGCGCAAATG TCACCAATTCAGCCCCTCAGATTGCTTGTGCCTACAAATTATCCAAGTTGCTCACCTATACTGTTAGACAGGTTTCCAGTTGAAGTCAG TAAAGAGTACGAGGATCTGTCAATAAAAGCTAAATCCAGGTTTAGCATCTCTCTCCGAAGCCTTTCACAACCCATGTCACTTGGAGAGATAGCAAGGACTTGGGATGTCTGCGCCCGTGCGGTTATTTCAGAGCATGCCCAGCAGAGTGGCGGTGGCACCTTCAGCTCAAAATATGGTTCTTGGGAAAACTGCCTGAGTGCAGCTTGA
- the LOC118037849 gene encoding mediator of RNA polymerase II transcription subunit 15a isoform X1, which translates to MDANNWRPTAPGGEPVMDTGDWRTQLQPDSRQRIVNKIMETLKRHLPFSGQEGLQELKKIAVRFEEKIYTAATNQSDYLRKISLKMLTMETKSQNTIPTGNGNKPLDPGASHSMPPQVHNQGQSLPISLPTNQSQARQQLSQNMQNSMSSNGVQSSAGLQSAMPSVSSLTQTISNTVGQNANMQSISGVSQNPVGNSMGQGIPSNMFVNSQRQMPGRQQVVPPQQQQQSQNPQQYLYQQQLQQQLLKQKLQQGNHPHSLVQSHIHQQQQQQQQQQQNLLQPNQLQSSQQSGLQTSTVMQPSMMQNVSGLQQNQPSSVQQSTQPMHQQHPQSVLRQQQQQPQQSAGIHQQQTPMMQQPLLPSQQQLMGQQSNTTNMSQNQLIGQQNIVGDLQQQQQQQQRLLGQQNNLQNLQQQQQLMAQQNNLSSMHQQQLGPQSNVTGLQQQQLLGAQPGNSSMQSNQHSLHMLQQPKVTLQQQAQQSGSALLPNQGQQSHSQLPQQQLMAQIQSQPGQLQQQSNPLQRDLQQRLQASGSLLQQPNVIDQQKQLYQPQRALPETSSTSLDSTAETGHANGADWQEEIYQKIKVMKETYLPEINEMYQRIATKLQQHDPLPQQPKSEQLEKLKVFKVMLERLIAFLQVSKNNITPTFKEKVGSYEKQILGFLNPNRYRKPIPNLQQGQLPQPHIQPMQQPQSQVPQLQSHENQLNPQLQSMNMQGSVPKMQQNNMSSLLHNSLSTLSGDSTSQSNMMNPIQPGSNLDSGQGNALSSLQQTPVGSVQQNLVSISQPTNVNTMSTQSGVSMLQPNIPLQSNSNMIQHQHLKQQQQHEQQMLQTQQLKRLQQRQNQQMLQQQQLHQQAKQQLPAQMQTHQIPQPQQMNDVNEMRQGIGNKPAVYQQHLPTGQRTAFPRQHMKLAPSYPISSPQLPQHASPQLQHSSPQIDQQNLPSSVTKTGTPLQSANSPFVVPSPSTPLAPSPMPGDSEKPVSGISSLLSTGNIVHQPSVAQAPAPSLAIGTPGISASPLLAEFTSPDGAHGSALTTVSGKSNVTEQPLERLIKAVKSLSPKALSASVGDIGSVVSMIDRIAGSAPGNGSRAAAGEDLVAMTKCRLQARNYITQDGMTGSRKMRRHTSAMPLNVVSSAGSVSDSFKQFTGPETSDLESTATSSVKRPRIEANHALLEEIREINQRLIDTVVDISDEDVDSTAVAATAEGGEGTIVKCSFSAVALSQNLKSQYASAQMSPIQPLRLLVPTNYPSCSPILLDRFPVEVSKEYEDLSIKAKSRFSISLRSLSQPMSLGEIARTWDVCARAVISEHAQQSGGGTFSSKYGSWENCLSAA; encoded by the exons ATGGATGCCAATAATTGGAGGCCCACTGCCCCAGGTGGAGAACCTGTGATGGACACAGGTGATTGGAGAACTCAATTGCAGCCTGACTCACGGCAAAGAATAGTCAACAAAAT AATGGAGACATTAAAGAGGCATCTTCCGTTTTCTGGTCAAGAGGGATTACAAGAACTCAAGAAAATTGCCGTACGGTTTGAGGAAAAGATTTATACTGCCGCCACCAATCAG TCTGATTATCTGCGTAAAATATCTCTGAAGATGCTTACAATGGAGACCAAGTCTCAAAATACCATACCCACTGGCAATGGTAACAAACCCCTGGATCCAGGAG CATCTCATAGTATGCCGCCTCAAGTTCACAACCAAGGGCAGTCGCTCCCTATCTCATTGCCCACTAATCAGTCTCAAGCACGTCAGCAGTTATCACAGAACATGCAGAATAGTATGTCATCTAATGGAGTTCAAAGTTCTGCTGGTTTACAATCAGCAATGCCTTCTGTCTCCAGTTTAACCCAGACTATCTCAAACACTGTTGGACAGAATGCTAACATGCAGAGTATCTCTGGTGTTTCACAGAACCCAGTGGGGAATTCAATGGGACAAGGGATTCCCTCCAATATGTTTGTCAATTCTCAGAGACAAATGCCAGGCAGGCAACAGGTTGTTCCTCCACAGCAACAGCAGCAGTCCCAAAATCCTCAGCAGTATCTTTATCAGCAGCAGTTACAACAACAGCTTTTAAAGCAGAAGCTTCAACAGGGAAATCATCCACACTCACTTGTGCAATCTCACATCCAccagcagcaacagcagcagcagcagcagcagcaaaacTTGTTACAGCCAAATCAGTTGCAATCTTCTCAGCAATCTGGTTTGCAAACATCAACTGTTATGCAGCCTTCAATGATGCAAAATGTCTCTGGCCTTCAACAGAACCAACCATCTTCTGTTCAACAGTCAACACAACCAATGCACCAGCAACATCCACAATCAGTCCTtaggcagcagcagcaacaacctCAACAGTCTGCTGGTATTCATCAGCAGCAAACACCAATGATGCAGCAGCCACTATTGCCTTCACAACAGCAGCTAATGGGGCAACAATCAAATACCACTAACATGTCGCAAAATCAGTTAATTGGACAACAAAACATTGTTGGGGacttgcagcagcagcagcagcagcagcagagatTGCTAGGGCAGCAGAATAACCTTCAAAatctgcagcagcagcagcagttaATGGCTCAACAAAATAACCTCTCAAGCATGCATCAGCAACAGTTGGGCCCTCAAAGTAATGTCACTGGTTTACAGCAACAGCAGTTGCTTGGAGCTCAGCCTGGTAACTCAAGCATGCAATCTAATCAGCACTCTCTACACATGCTACAACAGCCCAAGGTTACACTGCAGCAGCAAGCACAACAAAGTGGAAGTGCTTTGTTGCCGAATCAAGGGCAGCAGTCACACTCACAGCTGCCACAGCAGCAATTGATGGCACAGATTCAATCACAGCCTGGACAGCTGCAACAGCAATCAAATCCATTACAACGTGATCTGCAGCAAAGGCTTCAAGCATCAGGCTCCTTGCTTCAACAGCCGAATGTGATTGATCAGCAAAAGCAGTTATATCAACCTCAAAGAGCCCTTCCAGAAACGTCCTCAA CATCCCTAGATTCTACAGCAGAGACTGGACATGCAAATGGTGCTGATTGGCAAGAGGAGATCTACCAAAAG ATCAAAGTTATGAAGGAAACGTATTTGCctgaaataaatgaaatgtaCCAGAGAATTGCTACCAAGTTACAGCAG CATGACCCTCTTCCACAACAACCGAAGTCAGAACAGCTTGAAAAGCTGAAGGTATTCAAGGTCATGTTGGAGCGCTTGATAGCATTCTTACAGGTCTCTAAAAACAACATCACACCTACTTTCAAGGAGAAAGTGGGTTCCTATGAGAAGCAGATTTTAGGTTTTCTAAACCCAAACAGATACAGGAAGCCTATTCCTAATCTACAGCAAGGACAACTTCCCCAACCTCATATTCAACCTATGCAGCAACCCCAATCTCAAGTTCCTCAATTACAGTCCCATGAAAATCAACTGAATCCCCAGTTGCAATCAATGAATATGCAAGGTTCTGTACCAAAGATGCAGCAGAACAATATGTCAAGCTTGCTGCATAATTCTCTTTCAACTTTATCTGGGGATTCGACGTCACAATCAAACATGATGAATCCAATACAACCAGGCTCCAATTTAGATTCTGGACAAGGAAATGCACTGAGCTCATTGCAGCAGACACCTGTAGGATCTGTACAACAGAATCTCGTGAGCATTTCCCAACCAACCAATGTTAACACAATGTCAACACAAAGTGGGGTGAGTATGCTGCAGCCAAATATTCCCCTTCAGTCGAATTCCAATATGATTCAACACCAGCATCtaaaacagcagcagcagcatgaaCAACAGATGCTACAAACACAACAGCTTAAACGATTGCAGCAACGCCAGAATCAACAGATGCTACAGCAGCAGCAATTACACCAGCAAGCCAAGCAGCAGTTGCCTGCACAGATGCAGACACACCAAATTCCACAGCCGCAACAGATGAATGATGTAAATGAGATGAGACAGGGGATTGGAAATAAGCCAGCAGTCTACCAACAACATCTCCCAACAGGTCAACGCACAGCTTTCCCACGTCAACACATGAAACTAGCACCTTCATATCCTATTTCTTCACCTCAACTACCTCAGCATGCTTCCCCTCAATTACAACATTCATCTCCTCAGATTGACCAGCAAAATCTACCGTCTTCTGTGACCAAAACTGGAACACCTCTGCAATCTGCAAACTCGCCTTTTGTTGTCCCATCTCCTTCAACTCCTTTAGCTCCATCTCCTATGCCAGGAGATTCTGAGAAACCAGTTTCTGGTATTTCCTCACTCTTAAGTACTGGAAATATTGTACACCAACCATCTGTTGCCCAAGCACCGGCTCCATCCCTTGCAATTGGCACTCCTGGGATATCTGCATCACCTTTGCTTGCAGAGTTTACCAGTCCTGATGGTGCTCATGGCAGTGCTTTGACAACTGTTTCTGGCAAGTCAAATGTTACAGAGCAACCACTTGAGCGCTTGATTAAAGCG gtGAAATCTCTGTCTCCCAAAGCACTTAGTGCATCTGTTGGTGACATTGGCTCCGTTGTCAGTATGATTGACAGAATTGCTGGTTCGGCACCTGGTAATGGATCTAGAGCTGCAGCTGGTGAGGATTTGGTAGCAATGACAAAATGTCGCCTTCAGGCAAGAAATTACATCACCCAAGATGGGATGACCGGATCAAGGAAAATGAGGCGCCATACAAGTGCCATGCCCTTGAATGTTGTATCATCAGCTGGCAGTGTAAGTGACAGCTTTAAGCAGTTTACTGGTCCAGAAACTTCTGATTTGGAGTCAACTGCAACATCAAGTGTCAAGAGGCCTAGAATTGAG GCCAATCATGCCCTTTTGGAAGAGATAAGGGAAATCAATCAGCGACTTATAGACACGGTAGTTGATATTAGTGATGAAGATGTTGATTCAACTGCAGTAGCTGCTACTGCTGAAGGGGGTGAAGGAACCATTGTCAAATGCTCATTTAGCGCTGTGGCTCTTagtcaaaatttgaaatcacAGTATGCTTCAGCGCAAATG TCACCAATTCAGCCCCTCAGATTGCTTGTGCCTACAAATTATCCAAGTTGCTCACCTATACTGTTAGACAGGTTTCCAGTTGAAGTCAG TAAAGAGTACGAGGATCTGTCAATAAAAGCTAAATCCAGGTTTAGCATCTCTCTCCGAAGCCTTTCACAACCCATGTCACTTGGAGAGATAGCAAGGACTTGGGATGTCTGCGCCCGTGCGGTTATTTCAGAGCATGCCCAGCAGAGTGGCGGTGGCACCTTCAGCTCAAAATATGGTTCTTGGGAAAACTGCCTGAGTGCAGCTTGA
- the LOC140955415 gene encoding uncharacterized protein translates to MLSQTTTAATHESVAAPIGIKLNDTNYGLWSQVIEMYISGKDKLGYINGDLQQPTETETDPTFRKWRIENAVVKDVWDAIATTYFNGSDTSQVYDLKRRVTRLKQGEGSIETYYNTLQGLWREIDFQRLNPMKCEVDIQKYYSIIQEDRVYTFLDGLDNRLDKIQADWHELKTKKKRESGRATLVSAECSSFSSIKPHLSLISQEDFSPAAANYSLAQNESILKQGGLYYIDDFSVGQANNARHLAPVSVSSGIRWFVIFVDDCTRMTLLYLMKSKNEVARIFRSFHNMIKTQFSVKLQILRSDNGGEYDNKELQEYFQACGLYHKTMCSQTPQQNGVAEKKNRHILETTWALLTAANAPPQFWTDVVTIAVYLLNRMSSRVLNFSTPLQALAHHVPLPSILMLPPKIFGCVAYVHLHKNQRTKLHLCAVRCIFLGYTQHKKGYQCYDPATRRLYITMDVTFLETEYFFQEPGSHSSLQGEMIGEEQNMDHGCNWENWPWCNRGKPPSRYSPDHREEKTKYPIANHVSTQRLSQPLKTFVQKLSSEHIPNTVQEALSNPKWNQAIIEEMATLQKNETWKIMPLPKGKKAIGCKWNHALLQSPPEASSHGYHFITAAQATQQTNYRVPEEGKNGGNDTSNMEGERKADMVGGQTPLTVGQSIVFSWLYLTDSSVSTMPVKQFAAAASIHSETPTTSNGSVYSDHISSSSSIGTKLPNAFLHLLKILFKAAVAVAVMHCNRLN, encoded by the exons ATGTTGAGTCAGACAACAACTGCAGCAACTCATGAATCTGTTGCTGCACCAATCGGTATCAAGTTAAATGACACGAATTATGGACTctggtcccaagttatcgagaTGTATATCTCTGGTAAAGACAAGTTGGGATACATAAATGGAGATCTTCAACAACCTACAGAGACAGAGACAGATCCTACTTTCAGAAAGTGGAGAATTGAAAATGCAGTGGTAAAGGATG TATGGGATGCTATTGCCACAACGTATTTTAATGGCTCCGACACCTCACAAGTCTATGATCTCAAGAGAAGGGTGACAAGACTCAAACAGGGGGAAGGATCAATTGAGACATATTACAACACTCTTCAAGGTCTTTGGAGAGAGATTGATTTTCAGCGTCTAAATCCCATGAAGTGTGAAGTTGATATACAGAAATATTACTCTATTATACAGGAAGATAGAGTTTATACTTTCTTGGACGGACTTGATAATCGCTTGGACAAGATTCAAGCTGAT TGGCATGAACTCAAGACAAAGAAAAAGCGTGAAAGTGGTCGTGCTACACTTGTCAGTGCTGAgtgctcttctttttcttccatcAAACCTCACCTTTCCCTTATATCTCAAGAGGATTTTTCACCAGCAGCAGCAAATTATTCCCTGGCCCAGAATGAATCAA TACTTAAACAAGGGGGGTTGTACTACATTGATGACTTCAGTGTTGGTCAGGCGAACAATGCTCGTCATCTTG CTCCCGTTTCAGTTTCTTCAGGCATCAGAtggtttgtgatttttgtggatGACTGCACACGCATGACATTGCTATATTTGATGAAAAGTAAGAATGAGGTAGCAAGGATTTTTCGCTCTTTCCATAATATGATCAAGACCCAATTCTCTGTCAAACTTCAGATCCTCCGTTCTGACAATGGTGGGGAGTATGACAATAAAGAGTTGCAGGAGTACTTCCAAGCATGTGGGCTATACCATAAGACAATGTGCTCCCAAACACCacagcaaaatggtgttgcagAGAAGAAGAACAGACATATCCTGGAAACAACTTGGGCCCTCTTAACAGCAGCAAATGCACCTCCACAGTTTTGGACAGATGTAGTCACAATTGCTGTCTACTTGTTGAACCGAATGTCGTCTAGGGTGTTAAACTTTAGTACTCCATTACAAGCTCTCGCCCATCATGTGCCTCTCCCGTCTATACTTATGCTTCCACCAAAGATATTTGGATGCGTAGCTTATGTTCATCTTCACAAAAATCAAAGAACCAAACTTCATCTATGTGCAGTCCGTTGTATATTCCTGGGCTATACACAGCATAAGAAGGGCTACCAATGTTATGATCCTGCAACAAGACGCCTTTACATCACAATGGATGTTACATTTCTAGAAACTGAATACTTCTTTCAAGAGCCAGGTTCTCATTCTTCTCTTCAGGGGGAGATGATTGGTGAAGAGCAGAATATGGACCATGGTTGTAATTGGGAGAATTGGCCATG GTGTAACCGTGGCAAGCCACCAAGTCGATACTCACCAGACCATAGAGAGGAGAAAACTAAATATCCAATTGCTAATCATGTCAGTACCCAAAGATTGTCACAGCCACTCAAGACCTTTGTGCAAAAGTTGTCTTCTGAACACATCCCAAACACAGTGCAAGAAGCCTTGAGTAATCCAAAATGGAATCAAGCAATAATCGAAGAAATGGCAACTTTACAAAAGAATGAAACATGGAAGATCATGCCACTACCAAAAGGGAAGAAAGCAATAGGATGTAAATGG AATCATGCTCTTCTCCAAAGCCCTCCAGAGGCATCAAGTCATGGCTATCACTTCATCACTGCGGCCCAAGCAACACAGCAGACGAATTACCGTGTGCCTGAAGAAGGGAAAAATGGAGGAAATGACACTTCAAATATGGAAGGAGAGAGGAAGGCCGATATGGTTGGAGGACAGACCCCATTAACTGTTGGGCAGTCAATTGTGTTCTCTTGGCTATATTTAACAGACTCCTCTGTTTCAACAATGCCTGTGAAACAATTTGCAGCTGCAGCTTCCATTCATAGTGAAACACCAACAACTAGTAATGGAAGTGTTTATTCGGACCAcatctcatcatcatcatctataGGCACCAAGTTACCTAATGCTTTTCTGCATCTCCTCAAAATCTTGTTCAAAGCGGCAGTAGCAGTAGCAGTTATGCACTGCAACAGACTCAACTAA